One Persicobacter psychrovividus DNA window includes the following coding sequences:
- the trpD gene encoding anthranilate phosphoribosyltransferase produces MKSILNKLFDHQALDQETAKHILTQIAKGDINTSQMAAFMTVYLMRPITVEELAGFRDAMLEMCNAVNLSAYNPVDIVGTGGDGKNTFNISTLSSFIVAGAGQPVAKHGNNSVSSVSGSSNVLVQAGVKFTNEQDKLEELLDKAGICFLHAPLFHPAMANVAPVRKELGVRTFFNILGPLTNPSMPKNMVNGVYNLGLARLYGYLYQNSGKNFTILHALDGYDEISLTGAVKLINNKGEHTLSAQDLGFDQHPEAALYGGNSVEDAATIFMNILEGRSTAAQSQVVIANAGVSIQCAQPELSLEEAMAKAKESLESGAALRSFKTFVELSQKF; encoded by the coding sequence ATGAAATCAATACTCAACAAACTTTTTGATCATCAGGCACTCGATCAGGAGACCGCAAAGCACATCCTGACCCAAATTGCCAAAGGTGATATCAACACTTCGCAGATGGCCGCTTTTATGACTGTCTATCTGATGCGTCCGATTACGGTGGAAGAATTGGCTGGATTCCGCGATGCGATGTTGGAAATGTGTAATGCGGTGAACCTGTCGGCTTATAATCCGGTGGATATTGTCGGAACAGGAGGTGATGGAAAGAATACTTTTAATATTTCTACCCTAAGCTCTTTTATAGTTGCGGGTGCGGGACAGCCTGTTGCCAAACATGGTAATAATTCGGTGAGCTCGGTGAGTGGTTCTTCGAATGTGTTGGTGCAGGCAGGTGTGAAGTTCACCAATGAACAAGACAAGTTGGAGGAGCTGTTAGACAAAGCTGGAATTTGTTTTTTGCATGCGCCGCTTTTCCACCCTGCGATGGCGAATGTTGCGCCGGTAAGAAAAGAATTGGGCGTAAGAACTTTCTTCAATATCCTTGGCCCACTGACCAACCCGTCGATGCCAAAAAACATGGTGAATGGGGTTTATAATTTAGGCTTGGCTCGTCTGTATGGCTATTTATACCAAAACTCAGGAAAGAATTTTACGATTCTTCACGCCTTGGATGGTTATGATGAGATTTCTCTGACCGGCGCAGTGAAGTTGATTAATAATAAAGGAGAGCATACGCTTTCGGCACAGGATCTTGGTTTCGATCAACATCCCGAAGCAGCACTTTATGGCGGGAATTCAGTTGAAGATGCCGCAACAATCTTTATGAATATCCTTGAAGGACGTAGCACCGCCGCACAATCGCAAGTGGTGATCGCCAATGCAGGGGTTAGTATCCAATGTGCTCAACCTGAACTTTCATTGGAAGAGGCGATGGCAAAAGCGAAGGAGTCTTTGGAGTCCGGTGCTGCTTTAAGATCCTTCAAAACGTTCGTCGAGTTGTCTCAAAAATTTTGA
- a CDS encoding aminodeoxychorismate/anthranilate synthase component II, translating into MKILVFDNYDSFTYNLVHMIRELGFGDQMEIHRNDQISLEAINKFDKILLSPGPGIPEEAGLLLDVIKTYGESKSIFGVCLGHQAISEVYGAQLENMSEVYHGIDHPIQVTKAEGIFNGLPEKFQVCRYHSWTVRPETISGDLEVTAVDNEGRVMAVKHKKYDVQGVQFHPESILTENGMAMIKNWLGVN; encoded by the coding sequence ATGAAAATATTAGTTTTTGATAATTACGATTCATTCACTTACAATTTGGTGCATATGATTCGTGAGTTGGGATTTGGCGATCAGATGGAGATTCATCGTAATGATCAGATCAGTTTGGAGGCTATCAACAAGTTCGATAAAATCCTTTTGAGCCCTGGGCCCGGTATTCCCGAAGAAGCGGGTTTGCTATTAGATGTGATCAAAACCTACGGAGAAAGCAAAAGCATTTTTGGTGTTTGCCTCGGTCATCAGGCAATCAGTGAGGTCTATGGTGCGCAGCTTGAAAATATGTCGGAAGTTTACCACGGCATCGATCACCCCATTCAGGTAACCAAAGCCGAAGGAATTTTTAATGGACTTCCCGAAAAATTTCAAGTGTGTCGCTATCATTCTTGGACCGTAAGACCGGAGACGATCAGCGGAGATCTGGAAGTTACAGCCGTGGACAATGAAGGCCGCGTGATGGCGGTCAAGCACAAAAAATACGATGTGCAGGGCGTACAGTTTCATCCCGAATCTATCCTGACTGAAAATGGCATGGCGATGATCAAAAACTGGTTAGGCGTCAATTGA